Proteins from a genomic interval of Chionomys nivalis chromosome 7, mChiNiv1.1, whole genome shotgun sequence:
- the Mapk7 gene encoding mitogen-activated protein kinase 7 isoform X2: protein MCGLLSRGGQQVAIKKIPNAFDVVTNAKRTLRELKILKHFKHDNIIAIKDILRPTVPYGEFKSVYVVLDLMESDLHQIIHSSQPLTLEHVRYFLYQLLRGLKYMHSAQVIHRDLKPSNLLVNENCELKIGDFGMARGLCTSPAEHQYFMTEYVATRWYRAPELMLSLHEYTQAIDLWSVGCIFGEMLARRQLFPGKNYVHQLQLIMMVLGTPSPAVIQAVGAERVRAYIQSLPPRQPVPWETVYPGADRQALSLLGRMLRFEPSARISAAAALRHPFLAKYHDPDDEPDCAPPFDFAFDREALTRERIKEAIVAEIEDFHARREGIRQQIRFQPSLQPVASEPVCPDVEMPSPWAPSGDCAMESPPPAPPPCSGPAPDTVDLTLQPAPPASELAPPKREGAISDNTKAALKAALLKSLRSRLRDGPSAPLEAPEPRKPVTAQERQREREEKRRRRQERAKEREKRRQERERKERGAGVLGGPSTDPLAGLVLSDNDRSLLERWTRMAQPPAPAPAPAPVPASPAKSTNPPTGPVSQSTGPPLQPAGSIPGPASQPVCPPPGHAPQPSGPPGPVPAPLQTAPSTSLLTSQSLVPTGGLPGSNAPEVLPYFPSGPPPPDPGGAPQPSTSESPDVNLVTQQLSKSQVEDPLPPVFSGTPKGSGAGYGVGFDLEEFLNQSFDMGVADGPQDGQADSASLSASLLADWLEGHGMNPADIESLQREIQMDSPMLLADLPDLQEP from the exons GCCAGCAGGTGGCCATCAAGAAGATACCCAATGCTTTTGACGTGGTGACCAATGCCAAACGGACCCTCAGGGAACTGAAGATCCTCAAACACTTCAAGCACGACAATATCATCGCCATCAAGGACATCCTGAGGCCAACTGTGCCCTATGGAGAGTTTAAATCTGT CTATGTGGTACTGGACCTCATGGAGAGCGACCTTCACCAGATTATCCACTCCTCACAGCCACTCACACTGGAGCACGTGCGCTACTTCTTGTATCAGCTGCTTCGGGGCCTCAAGTACATGCACTCTGCCCAAGTCATCCACCGTGACCTTAAACCCTCCAATCTTCTGGTGAATGAGAACTGTGAGCTCAAGATTGGTGACTTTGGAATGGCCCGTGGCCTGTGTACCTCCCCTGCCGAACATCAGTACTTCATGACCGAGTATGTGGCCACTCGCTGGTACCGTGCCCCTGAACTCATGCTTTCCCTGCATGAGTACACACAGGCTATTGACCTCTGGTCTGTGGGCTGCATCTTTGGGGAGATGCTGGCTCGGCGACAGCTCTTCCCGGGCAAAAACTATGTGCACCAGTTACAGCTGATCATGATGGTGTTGGGAACCCCATCGCCAGCTGTGATTCAGGCTGTGGGGGCTGAAAGGGTGCGGGCCTATATCCAGAGCCTGCCACCACGGCAGCCTGTGCCCTGGGAGACGGTATACCCAGGTGCTGACCGCCAGGCCCTCTCATTGCTGGGCCGCATGTTGCGATTTGAACCCAGTGCCCGGATCTCAGCTGCTGCTGCCCTTCGTCACCCCTTCCTGGCTAAGTACCATGACCCTGATGATGAGCCTGATTGTGCCCCACCTTTTGACTTTGCTTTTGACCGTGAAGCCCTTACCAGGGAGCGCATTAAGGAGGCCATTGTGGCTGAGATTGAGGACTTCCATGCTCGACGGGAGGGCATCCGCCAACAAATCCGTTTCCAGCCTTCTCTGCAGCCTGTGGCTAGTGAACCTGTGTGTCCAGATGTTGAGATGCCCAGTCCCTGGGCTCCAAGTGGAGACTGTGCCATGGAGTCACCTCCTCCGGCACCACCACCATGCTCTGGCCCTGCGCCTGACACTGTTGATCTGACTCTGCAGCCTGCACCCCCAGCCAGCGAGCTTGCCCCACCAAAAAGAGAGGGTGCCATCTCTGACAATACCAAAGCAGCCCTCAAAGCTGCCCTGCTCAAGTCCCTGAGGAGCCGGCTCAGAG ATGGCCCCAGTGCACCCTTGGAGGCACCTGAACCTCGAAAGCCTGTGACAGCTCAGGAACGCCAgcgagagagagaagagaagcgTAGGCGGCGGCAAGAGAGAGCCAAGGAGCGGGAGAAGCGACGACAAGAGCGGGAACGCAAGGAAAGGGGGGCTGGTGTCTTGGGGGGCCCCTCTACTGACCCTCTGGCTGGACTGGTGCTTAGTGACAATGACCGAAGCCTGCTAGAGCGGTGGACTCGCATGGCTCAGCCTCCTGCCCCcgccccagctccagccccagtccCAGCGTCCCCTGCCAAATCCACGAATCCTCCCACTGGCCCTGTATCCCAGTCCACTGGTCCTCCTCTACAGCCTGCAGGCTCTATTCCTGGTCCTGCCTCCCAGCCCGTTTGCCCACCCCCTGGCCACGCTCCCCAGCCTTCTGGCCCTCCTGGACCTGTCCCTGCTCCACTCCAAACTGCTCCTTCCACTAGCCTTCTAACCTCTCAGTCACTTGTGCCAACTGGTGGGTTGCCTGGCTCCAATGCCCCAGAAGTTCTGCCTTACTTCCCATCTGGCCCGCCACCTCCAGATCCTGGGGGAGCCCCTCAGCCTTCTACATCAGAGTCACCTGATGTCAACCTGGTGACCCAGCAACTATCCAAGTCTCAG GTGGAGGACCCCCTGCCTCCTGTGTTCTCAGGCACTCCAAAGGGCAGTGGGGCTGGCTATGGTGTTGGCTTTGACCTGGAGGAATTCTTAAACCAATCGTTCGATATGGGTGTGGCTGATGGGCCACAGGATGG CCAGGCAGACTCGGCTTCACTCTCAGCCTCCCTCCTTGCTGACTGGCTTGAGGGCCACGGCATGAACCCTGCTGACATCGAGTCTCTGCAGCGAGAGATCCAGATGGATTCCCCAATGCTGCTGGCCGACCTGCCTGACCTCCAGGAGCCCTGA
- the Mapk7 gene encoding mitogen-activated protein kinase 7 isoform X1, whose translation MAEPLKEEDGEDGSGEPPGRVKAEPVHSTASVVAKNLALLKARSFDVTFDVGDEYEIIETIGNGAYGVVSSARRRLTGQQVAIKKIPNAFDVVTNAKRTLRELKILKHFKHDNIIAIKDILRPTVPYGEFKSVYVVLDLMESDLHQIIHSSQPLTLEHVRYFLYQLLRGLKYMHSAQVIHRDLKPSNLLVNENCELKIGDFGMARGLCTSPAEHQYFMTEYVATRWYRAPELMLSLHEYTQAIDLWSVGCIFGEMLARRQLFPGKNYVHQLQLIMMVLGTPSPAVIQAVGAERVRAYIQSLPPRQPVPWETVYPGADRQALSLLGRMLRFEPSARISAAAALRHPFLAKYHDPDDEPDCAPPFDFAFDREALTRERIKEAIVAEIEDFHARREGIRQQIRFQPSLQPVASEPVCPDVEMPSPWAPSGDCAMESPPPAPPPCSGPAPDTVDLTLQPAPPASELAPPKREGAISDNTKAALKAALLKSLRSRLRDGPSAPLEAPEPRKPVTAQERQREREEKRRRRQERAKEREKRRQERERKERGAGVLGGPSTDPLAGLVLSDNDRSLLERWTRMAQPPAPAPAPAPVPASPAKSTNPPTGPVSQSTGPPLQPAGSIPGPASQPVCPPPGHAPQPSGPPGPVPAPLQTAPSTSLLTSQSLVPTGGLPGSNAPEVLPYFPSGPPPPDPGGAPQPSTSESPDVNLVTQQLSKSQVEDPLPPVFSGTPKGSGAGYGVGFDLEEFLNQSFDMGVADGPQDGQADSASLSASLLADWLEGHGMNPADIESLQREIQMDSPMLLADLPDLQEP comes from the exons GCCAGCAGGTGGCCATCAAGAAGATACCCAATGCTTTTGACGTGGTGACCAATGCCAAACGGACCCTCAGGGAACTGAAGATCCTCAAACACTTCAAGCACGACAATATCATCGCCATCAAGGACATCCTGAGGCCAACTGTGCCCTATGGAGAGTTTAAATCTGT CTATGTGGTACTGGACCTCATGGAGAGCGACCTTCACCAGATTATCCACTCCTCACAGCCACTCACACTGGAGCACGTGCGCTACTTCTTGTATCAGCTGCTTCGGGGCCTCAAGTACATGCACTCTGCCCAAGTCATCCACCGTGACCTTAAACCCTCCAATCTTCTGGTGAATGAGAACTGTGAGCTCAAGATTGGTGACTTTGGAATGGCCCGTGGCCTGTGTACCTCCCCTGCCGAACATCAGTACTTCATGACCGAGTATGTGGCCACTCGCTGGTACCGTGCCCCTGAACTCATGCTTTCCCTGCATGAGTACACACAGGCTATTGACCTCTGGTCTGTGGGCTGCATCTTTGGGGAGATGCTGGCTCGGCGACAGCTCTTCCCGGGCAAAAACTATGTGCACCAGTTACAGCTGATCATGATGGTGTTGGGAACCCCATCGCCAGCTGTGATTCAGGCTGTGGGGGCTGAAAGGGTGCGGGCCTATATCCAGAGCCTGCCACCACGGCAGCCTGTGCCCTGGGAGACGGTATACCCAGGTGCTGACCGCCAGGCCCTCTCATTGCTGGGCCGCATGTTGCGATTTGAACCCAGTGCCCGGATCTCAGCTGCTGCTGCCCTTCGTCACCCCTTCCTGGCTAAGTACCATGACCCTGATGATGAGCCTGATTGTGCCCCACCTTTTGACTTTGCTTTTGACCGTGAAGCCCTTACCAGGGAGCGCATTAAGGAGGCCATTGTGGCTGAGATTGAGGACTTCCATGCTCGACGGGAGGGCATCCGCCAACAAATCCGTTTCCAGCCTTCTCTGCAGCCTGTGGCTAGTGAACCTGTGTGTCCAGATGTTGAGATGCCCAGTCCCTGGGCTCCAAGTGGAGACTGTGCCATGGAGTCACCTCCTCCGGCACCACCACCATGCTCTGGCCCTGCGCCTGACACTGTTGATCTGACTCTGCAGCCTGCACCCCCAGCCAGCGAGCTTGCCCCACCAAAAAGAGAGGGTGCCATCTCTGACAATACCAAAGCAGCCCTCAAAGCTGCCCTGCTCAAGTCCCTGAGGAGCCGGCTCAGAG ATGGCCCCAGTGCACCCTTGGAGGCACCTGAACCTCGAAAGCCTGTGACAGCTCAGGAACGCCAgcgagagagagaagagaagcgTAGGCGGCGGCAAGAGAGAGCCAAGGAGCGGGAGAAGCGACGACAAGAGCGGGAACGCAAGGAAAGGGGGGCTGGTGTCTTGGGGGGCCCCTCTACTGACCCTCTGGCTGGACTGGTGCTTAGTGACAATGACCGAAGCCTGCTAGAGCGGTGGACTCGCATGGCTCAGCCTCCTGCCCCcgccccagctccagccccagtccCAGCGTCCCCTGCCAAATCCACGAATCCTCCCACTGGCCCTGTATCCCAGTCCACTGGTCCTCCTCTACAGCCTGCAGGCTCTATTCCTGGTCCTGCCTCCCAGCCCGTTTGCCCACCCCCTGGCCACGCTCCCCAGCCTTCTGGCCCTCCTGGACCTGTCCCTGCTCCACTCCAAACTGCTCCTTCCACTAGCCTTCTAACCTCTCAGTCACTTGTGCCAACTGGTGGGTTGCCTGGCTCCAATGCCCCAGAAGTTCTGCCTTACTTCCCATCTGGCCCGCCACCTCCAGATCCTGGGGGAGCCCCTCAGCCTTCTACATCAGAGTCACCTGATGTCAACCTGGTGACCCAGCAACTATCCAAGTCTCAG GTGGAGGACCCCCTGCCTCCTGTGTTCTCAGGCACTCCAAAGGGCAGTGGGGCTGGCTATGGTGTTGGCTTTGACCTGGAGGAATTCTTAAACCAATCGTTCGATATGGGTGTGGCTGATGGGCCACAGGATGG CCAGGCAGACTCGGCTTCACTCTCAGCCTCCCTCCTTGCTGACTGGCTTGAGGGCCACGGCATGAACCCTGCTGACATCGAGTCTCTGCAGCGAGAGATCCAGATGGATTCCCCAATGCTGCTGGCCGACCTGCCTGACCTCCAGGAGCCCTGA
- the Mapk7 gene encoding mitogen-activated protein kinase 7 isoform X3 encodes MESDLHQIIHSSQPLTLEHVRYFLYQLLRGLKYMHSAQVIHRDLKPSNLLVNENCELKIGDFGMARGLCTSPAEHQYFMTEYVATRWYRAPELMLSLHEYTQAIDLWSVGCIFGEMLARRQLFPGKNYVHQLQLIMMVLGTPSPAVIQAVGAERVRAYIQSLPPRQPVPWETVYPGADRQALSLLGRMLRFEPSARISAAAALRHPFLAKYHDPDDEPDCAPPFDFAFDREALTRERIKEAIVAEIEDFHARREGIRQQIRFQPSLQPVASEPVCPDVEMPSPWAPSGDCAMESPPPAPPPCSGPAPDTVDLTLQPAPPASELAPPKREGAISDNTKAALKAALLKSLRSRLRDGPSAPLEAPEPRKPVTAQERQREREEKRRRRQERAKEREKRRQERERKERGAGVLGGPSTDPLAGLVLSDNDRSLLERWTRMAQPPAPAPAPAPVPASPAKSTNPPTGPVSQSTGPPLQPAGSIPGPASQPVCPPPGHAPQPSGPPGPVPAPLQTAPSTSLLTSQSLVPTGGLPGSNAPEVLPYFPSGPPPPDPGGAPQPSTSESPDVNLVTQQLSKSQVEDPLPPVFSGTPKGSGAGYGVGFDLEEFLNQSFDMGVADGPQDGQADSASLSASLLADWLEGHGMNPADIESLQREIQMDSPMLLADLPDLQEP; translated from the exons ATGGAGAGCGACCTTCACCAGATTATCCACTCCTCACAGCCACTCACACTGGAGCACGTGCGCTACTTCTTGTATCAGCTGCTTCGGGGCCTCAAGTACATGCACTCTGCCCAAGTCATCCACCGTGACCTTAAACCCTCCAATCTTCTGGTGAATGAGAACTGTGAGCTCAAGATTGGTGACTTTGGAATGGCCCGTGGCCTGTGTACCTCCCCTGCCGAACATCAGTACTTCATGACCGAGTATGTGGCCACTCGCTGGTACCGTGCCCCTGAACTCATGCTTTCCCTGCATGAGTACACACAGGCTATTGACCTCTGGTCTGTGGGCTGCATCTTTGGGGAGATGCTGGCTCGGCGACAGCTCTTCCCGGGCAAAAACTATGTGCACCAGTTACAGCTGATCATGATGGTGTTGGGAACCCCATCGCCAGCTGTGATTCAGGCTGTGGGGGCTGAAAGGGTGCGGGCCTATATCCAGAGCCTGCCACCACGGCAGCCTGTGCCCTGGGAGACGGTATACCCAGGTGCTGACCGCCAGGCCCTCTCATTGCTGGGCCGCATGTTGCGATTTGAACCCAGTGCCCGGATCTCAGCTGCTGCTGCCCTTCGTCACCCCTTCCTGGCTAAGTACCATGACCCTGATGATGAGCCTGATTGTGCCCCACCTTTTGACTTTGCTTTTGACCGTGAAGCCCTTACCAGGGAGCGCATTAAGGAGGCCATTGTGGCTGAGATTGAGGACTTCCATGCTCGACGGGAGGGCATCCGCCAACAAATCCGTTTCCAGCCTTCTCTGCAGCCTGTGGCTAGTGAACCTGTGTGTCCAGATGTTGAGATGCCCAGTCCCTGGGCTCCAAGTGGAGACTGTGCCATGGAGTCACCTCCTCCGGCACCACCACCATGCTCTGGCCCTGCGCCTGACACTGTTGATCTGACTCTGCAGCCTGCACCCCCAGCCAGCGAGCTTGCCCCACCAAAAAGAGAGGGTGCCATCTCTGACAATACCAAAGCAGCCCTCAAAGCTGCCCTGCTCAAGTCCCTGAGGAGCCGGCTCAGAG ATGGCCCCAGTGCACCCTTGGAGGCACCTGAACCTCGAAAGCCTGTGACAGCTCAGGAACGCCAgcgagagagagaagagaagcgTAGGCGGCGGCAAGAGAGAGCCAAGGAGCGGGAGAAGCGACGACAAGAGCGGGAACGCAAGGAAAGGGGGGCTGGTGTCTTGGGGGGCCCCTCTACTGACCCTCTGGCTGGACTGGTGCTTAGTGACAATGACCGAAGCCTGCTAGAGCGGTGGACTCGCATGGCTCAGCCTCCTGCCCCcgccccagctccagccccagtccCAGCGTCCCCTGCCAAATCCACGAATCCTCCCACTGGCCCTGTATCCCAGTCCACTGGTCCTCCTCTACAGCCTGCAGGCTCTATTCCTGGTCCTGCCTCCCAGCCCGTTTGCCCACCCCCTGGCCACGCTCCCCAGCCTTCTGGCCCTCCTGGACCTGTCCCTGCTCCACTCCAAACTGCTCCTTCCACTAGCCTTCTAACCTCTCAGTCACTTGTGCCAACTGGTGGGTTGCCTGGCTCCAATGCCCCAGAAGTTCTGCCTTACTTCCCATCTGGCCCGCCACCTCCAGATCCTGGGGGAGCCCCTCAGCCTTCTACATCAGAGTCACCTGATGTCAACCTGGTGACCCAGCAACTATCCAAGTCTCAG GTGGAGGACCCCCTGCCTCCTGTGTTCTCAGGCACTCCAAAGGGCAGTGGGGCTGGCTATGGTGTTGGCTTTGACCTGGAGGAATTCTTAAACCAATCGTTCGATATGGGTGTGGCTGATGGGCCACAGGATGG CCAGGCAGACTCGGCTTCACTCTCAGCCTCCCTCCTTGCTGACTGGCTTGAGGGCCACGGCATGAACCCTGCTGACATCGAGTCTCTGCAGCGAGAGATCCAGATGGATTCCCCAATGCTGCTGGCCGACCTGCCTGACCTCCAGGAGCCCTGA